From Scatophagus argus isolate fScaArg1 chromosome 10, fScaArg1.pri, whole genome shotgun sequence, a single genomic window includes:
- the LOC124066243 gene encoding opsin-5-like — translation MELTLKSFPLKVAKIPWRNNNLSTLHTDPPLSEQGETIIGIYLLVLGWLSWFGNSLVIFVLYRQRTSLQATDFLTLNLAISDASISVFGYSRGILEIFNIFKDDGYLITWIWTCQVDGFFTLLFGLASINTLTVISITRYIKGCHPNKAYCISTNTIAVSLICIWTGAMFWSVAPLLGWGSYTDRGYGTCEVDWSKANYSTIYKSYIISILIFCFFIPVMIMLFSYISIINTVKSTNIMSADGFLTARQRKVERDVTRISIVICTAFIMAWSPYAVVSMWSAWGFHVPSTTSIITRLFAKSASFYNPLIYFGMSSKFRSDVSVLLPCTREHREVVRLQHFKNIKPKAEATPLPASLPVQKMEEKYAAGELNQSNPDSDSGVNSPPETPPSDTQEVFHINVPSHIETSEYWCDRL, via the exons ATGGAACTAACGTTAAAGAGTTTTCCCCTGAAGGTAGCAAAAATTCCATGGAGGAATAATAACCTCAGTACTCTGCATACAGACCCTCCTCTGTCTGAACAAGGAGAGACCATTATTGGAATTTACCTGTTAGTGCTGG GATGGCTGTCCTGGTTTGGAAACAGTTTAGTGATATTTGTCCTGTACAGACAGAGGACCTCACTCCAGGCAACAGATTTCCTCACTTTAAATCTTGCCATCTCTGATGCAAGCATCTCCGTGTTTGGCTACTCCAGAGGAATCCTAGAAATCTTCAACATCTTCAAGGATGATGGGTATTTGATCACCTGGATCTGGACCTGCCAG GTAGACGGTTTCTTCACCTTGCTCTTCGGCCTTGCAAGCATCAACACCTTGACAGTTATCAGCATCACCAGATACATCAAGGGATGCCACCCAAACAAAG cttaCTGTATCAGCACGAACACTATTGCCGTATCCCTCATCTGCATTTGGACTGGAGCGATGTTTTGGTCTGTCGCCCCACTGCTGGGCTGGGGCAGCTACACAG ATCGAGGTTATGGCACCTGTGAGGTGGACTGGTCCAAAGCCAATTACTCCACCATCTACAAGTCCTACATCATCTCCATCCTCATCTTCTGCTTCTTCATCCCTGTGATGATCATGCTCTTCTCCTACATCTCCATCATCAACACAGTGAAAAGCACTAACATTATGTCAGCCGATGGCTTTCTCACCGCCCGCCAAAGGAAGGTGGAGAGAGATGTCACACGG ATTTCCATTGTGATCTGCACAGCTTTCATCATGGCCTGGTCGCCATATGCAGTGGTGTCTATGTGGTCAGCCTGGGGTTTTCATGTGCCAAGCACAACCAGCATCATCACCCGTCTCTTTGCTAAGTCTGCCAGCTTCTACAACCCGCTCATCTACTTCGGCATGAGCTCTAAGTTTCGCAGTGAcgtctctgtgctgctgccgTGCACACGAGAGCACAGGGAGGTGGTGCGTCTGcaacactttaaaaacatcaaaccCAAGGCTGAGGCTACGCCCCTacctgcatcacttcctgtccagaagatggaggagaaatATGCCGCGGGAGAGCTGAACCAGTCCAATCCTGACAGCGACTCGGGGGTGAACAGCCCTCCTGAGACTCCTCCATCTGACACGCAGGAGGTCTTCCACATCAACGTGCCCTCACACATTGAAACATCAGAGTACTGGTGTGACAGGCTCTGA